A region from the Lysobacter antibioticus genome encodes:
- a CDS encoding FKBP-type peptidyl-prolyl cis-trans isomerase: MRNTALAFAVASMALFASGCNQAGKPADGKAADAKPGDKADAKSDVKALGGMKTEKEQESYLIGMDMGRSLELLKDDLDLAVLQKAMQANMKGDKPLLSDDEARQIRERLQEKVRTKQIEKMVAMAKKNQEEGDKFLAANGKKPGVVTTASGLQYQMVTEGKGAKPKSSDTVRVHYKGTMLDGKTFDSSYDRKEPAVFPLGAVVPGWQEGIALMPVGSKFKLWIPSKLGYGEQGTPGGPIGPNATLVFDVELLDIVKPGAGGPAGGPESAAMGGTHPQH, encoded by the coding sequence ATGCGTAACACCGCCCTCGCGTTCGCCGTGGCCTCGATGGCGCTGTTCGCGTCCGGCTGCAACCAGGCCGGCAAGCCGGCCGACGGCAAGGCCGCAGACGCGAAGCCCGGCGACAAGGCCGATGCCAAGAGCGACGTCAAGGCGCTCGGCGGCATGAAGACCGAGAAGGAGCAGGAAAGCTATCTGATCGGCATGGACATGGGCCGCTCGCTCGAGCTGCTCAAGGACGATCTCGACCTGGCCGTGCTGCAGAAGGCCATGCAGGCCAATATGAAGGGCGACAAGCCGCTGCTGAGCGACGATGAAGCGCGCCAGATCCGCGAGCGCCTGCAGGAAAAGGTCCGCACCAAGCAGATCGAGAAAATGGTCGCGATGGCCAAGAAGAACCAGGAAGAAGGCGACAAGTTCCTCGCCGCCAACGGCAAGAAGCCGGGCGTGGTGACCACCGCGTCGGGCCTGCAGTACCAGATGGTGACCGAAGGCAAGGGCGCCAAGCCCAAGAGCAGCGACACCGTGCGCGTGCACTACAAGGGCACGATGCTCGACGGCAAGACCTTCGACAGCTCCTACGATCGCAAGGAACCGGCGGTGTTCCCGCTCGGCGCGGTGGTCCCGGGCTGGCAGGAAGGCATCGCGCTGATGCCGGTCGGCAGCAAGTTCAAGCTGTGGATCCCGAGCAAGCTCGGCTACGGCGAGCAGGGCACCCCGGGCGGCCCGATCGGCCCGAATGCGACCCTGGTGTTCGACGTCGAACTGCTCGACATCGTCAAG
- a CDS encoding class II fumarate hydratase: MATSAKSESKTASKTAPKRDGKRAADTSAAGKGATGKRATGKPAAGFRLEHDSMGELSVPAEALWGAQTQRAVQNFPISGVPMPREFIRALALVKGAAAEVNAGFGLLDKGPAAAIRAAAAEVAEGRHDAHFPIDVYQTGSGTSSNMNANEVIATLATRAGKHAIHPNDHVNLGQSSNDVIPTTIRVSAQLAVTEALLPALKHLRKTIEARAKELAKVTKTGRTHLMDAMPLTFGQEFGAWAAQLSSAQARIEDSLKRLRRLPIGGTAIGTGINADPRFGKAMAKALSAATGSKFESAADKFEGLAAQDDAVELSGQLNALAVALMKIGNDLRWMNSGPLAGLGEIELPALQPGSSIMPGKVNPVIPEALAMVCAQVIGHHAAITVAGQSGNFQLNVMLPLIAHDLLDSIRLLGNAMRLLADSSIAGLKVRQAHVREALDRNPILVTALNPIIGYEKAAAIAKQAYKEGRPVLEVAMAATGLPEKQLRRLLDPTALTRGGIHGGGGGGG; the protein is encoded by the coding sequence ATGGCGACTTCCGCCAAGAGTGAAAGCAAGACCGCAAGCAAGACCGCGCCCAAGCGCGACGGCAAGCGCGCGGCGGATACGTCCGCGGCGGGCAAGGGCGCTACGGGCAAGCGAGCGACGGGCAAGCCCGCTGCCGGCTTCCGCCTCGAACACGACAGCATGGGCGAGCTCAGCGTGCCCGCCGAAGCCTTGTGGGGCGCACAGACCCAGCGTGCGGTGCAGAACTTCCCGATCTCCGGCGTGCCGATGCCGCGCGAATTCATCCGCGCGCTGGCCCTGGTCAAGGGCGCGGCGGCCGAGGTCAATGCCGGTTTCGGCCTGCTCGACAAGGGCCCGGCGGCGGCAATCCGCGCCGCGGCGGCCGAAGTCGCCGAAGGCCGTCACGATGCGCACTTCCCGATCGACGTCTACCAGACCGGCTCGGGCACGTCGAGCAACATGAACGCCAACGAGGTCATCGCGACCCTGGCCACGCGCGCCGGCAAGCATGCGATCCACCCCAACGACCACGTCAATCTCGGCCAGAGCTCGAACGACGTCATCCCGACCACGATCCGGGTGTCGGCGCAGTTGGCGGTAACCGAAGCCTTGTTGCCGGCGCTCAAGCACCTGCGCAAGACCATCGAGGCGCGTGCCAAGGAACTGGCCAAGGTCACCAAGACCGGCCGCACCCATCTGATGGATGCGATGCCGCTGACCTTCGGCCAGGAGTTCGGCGCCTGGGCGGCGCAATTGAGCTCGGCGCAGGCGCGCATCGAGGACAGCCTGAAGCGGTTGCGGCGTCTGCCGATCGGGGGTACCGCGATCGGCACCGGCATCAACGCCGATCCGCGCTTCGGCAAGGCCATGGCCAAGGCCTTGTCGGCCGCGACCGGCAGCAAGTTCGAGTCGGCCGCGGACAAGTTCGAGGGCTTGGCGGCGCAGGACGACGCGGTCGAGCTGTCGGGTCAACTCAATGCGTTGGCGGTGGCGCTGATGAAGATCGGCAACGACCTGCGCTGGATGAACTCCGGGCCGCTCGCGGGCCTGGGCGAGATCGAACTGCCGGCACTGCAGCCGGGCAGCTCGATCATGCCGGGCAAGGTCAATCCGGTGATTCCCGAAGCTTTGGCGATGGTCTGCGCGCAGGTCATCGGCCACCACGCAGCGATCACCGTGGCCGGGCAGAGCGGCAACTTCCAGCTCAACGTGATGCTGCCGCTGATCGCCCACGACCTGCTCGATTCGATCCGCCTGCTGGGCAACGCCATGCGCCTGCTCGCCGACAGCAGCATCGCCGGCTTGAAGGTGCGCCAGGCGCATGTGCGCGAAGCACTGGACCGCAACCCGATCCTGGTCACCGCGCTCAACCCGATCATCGGCTACGAAAAGGCCGCGGCGATTGCCAAGCAGGCCTACAAGGAAGGGCGTCCGGTGCTGGAGGTGGCGATGGCTGCGACCGGCCTGCCGGAAAAACAGCTGCGACGCCTGCTCGACCCGACCGCGCTGACCCGCGGCGGCATTCACGGAGGCGGCGGCGGTGGCGGTTGA
- a CDS encoding VOC family protein, which produces MKQLINIDVPHLDEATAFYTEAFGLRVGRRFGDQVVELLGGEAPIYLLLKKEGSQAAGHDVRVYSRHWTPVHCDVVVDDIEAALARAVAAGAAQEDRIRSTRWGRIVQIADPFGNGWCLLQFVGRGYDEIANPD; this is translated from the coding sequence ATGAAACAATTGATCAACATCGACGTACCGCATCTCGACGAGGCCACCGCGTTCTATACCGAAGCCTTCGGCCTGCGGGTCGGCCGCCGTTTCGGCGATCAAGTGGTCGAACTGCTCGGCGGCGAAGCGCCGATCTACCTGCTGCTCAAGAAAGAAGGCAGTCAGGCCGCCGGACACGACGTACGGGTGTATTCGCGTCATTGGACGCCGGTGCACTGCGATGTGGTCGTCGACGACATCGAAGCCGCGCTCGCCCGCGCGGTCGCGGCCGGCGCGGCGCAGGAAGACCGTATCCGCAGCACCCGTTGGGGCCGCATCGTCCAGATCGCCGACCCGTTCGGGAATGGCTGGTGCCTGCTGCAGTTCGTCGGCCGCGGCTACGACGAGATCGCAAACCCGGACTGA
- a CDS encoding ABC transporter ATP-binding protein has product MTNAIHIDPGHIVTARGLRKVYKNKLALDNAAFDIPAGRIVGLIGPNGAGKTTALKAILGLIAFDGELSVLGRDPRHERDALMRDVCFIADVAVLPRWLRVREAIEFVAGVHPRFDRAKCERFLHGTQLKPNLRVREMSKGMIVQLHLALVMAIDARLLVLDEPTLGLDILYRKQFYQRLLEDYFDENKTILVTTHQVEEIEHILTDVMFIRDGKVVLDSPMEVLGERFIEVLVNTDSAAQARALKPLDERSLPFGKTVMLFDGVPAEQLAGFGEVRTPGLADLFVATMKGTYA; this is encoded by the coding sequence ATGACCAATGCCATCCACATCGACCCCGGTCATATCGTCACCGCGCGCGGCCTGCGCAAGGTCTACAAGAACAAGCTCGCGCTCGATAACGCCGCCTTCGACATCCCGGCCGGCCGCATCGTCGGCCTGATCGGCCCCAACGGCGCCGGCAAGACCACCGCGCTCAAGGCCATCCTGGGCCTGATCGCTTTCGACGGCGAGTTGTCGGTGCTCGGCCGCGACCCGCGCCACGAACGCGACGCGCTGATGCGCGACGTGTGCTTCATCGCCGACGTCGCGGTGCTACCGCGCTGGTTGCGGGTGCGCGAAGCGATCGAGTTCGTCGCCGGCGTGCATCCGCGCTTCGACCGGGCCAAGTGCGAGCGTTTCCTGCACGGCACCCAGCTCAAGCCCAACCTGCGCGTGCGCGAAATGTCCAAGGGCATGATCGTGCAACTGCACCTGGCGCTGGTGATGGCCATCGACGCGCGCCTGCTGGTGCTCGACGAACCGACCCTCGGCCTGGACATTCTCTACCGCAAGCAGTTCTACCAGCGCCTGCTCGAGGATTACTTCGACGAGAACAAGACCATCCTGGTGACTACCCACCAGGTCGAGGAAATCGAACACATCCTCACCGACGTGATGTTCATCCGCGACGGCAAGGTCGTGCTCGACAGCCCGATGGAAGTGCTCGGCGAGCGCTTCATCGAAGTGCTGGTCAACACCGACTCCGCCGCCCAGGCGCGCGCGCTCAAACCGCTGGACGAACGTTCGCTGCCGTTCGGCAAGACCGTGATGTTGTTCGACGGCGTTCCGGCCGAGCAGTTGGCCGGTTTCGGCGAAGTACGTACGCCCGGCCTGGCCGATCTGTTCGTCGCCACCATGAAGGGGACCTACGCATGA
- a CDS encoding ABC transporter permease → MNVADDILAPAAPRAVAAIPPMQTFKMLLRREFWEHRGGFFWAPVITGLVAIVFSLFGVVASSIMLQSAIRRGDVHMDGVNINVSGHESAFGLAGDIALLSGMGLACVVFVFVVFFYALGSIYDERKDRSILFWKSLPVSDTQAVLSKLLWALVLAPVLAIGIGLAVGAVMWLLSWVAVLLNGVPGASGVFTEAHPLRLVLQILCSIPVYALWALPTVGWLMLCSAWARSVPFVWAVVIPLLACMFISWLDILPGIEIPHDAIWYTVAFRGLLSIVPGSWYLSPQINGVDTNSVINGPEDIARAIDFTSSLQAFATADLWVGAVLGALMVYAAIRLRRWRDEG, encoded by the coding sequence ATGAACGTCGCCGACGATATCCTCGCCCCCGCCGCACCGCGCGCGGTCGCCGCGATCCCGCCGATGCAGACCTTCAAGATGCTGTTGCGGCGCGAGTTCTGGGAACACCGCGGCGGCTTCTTCTGGGCCCCGGTGATCACCGGCCTGGTCGCCATCGTGTTCTCGCTGTTCGGCGTGGTCGCCAGCTCGATCATGCTGCAGAGCGCGATCCGTCGCGGCGACGTGCACATGGACGGAGTCAACATCAACGTCTCCGGCCACGAGTCGGCGTTCGGCCTCGCCGGCGATATCGCCCTGCTCAGCGGCATGGGCCTGGCCTGCGTGGTGTTCGTGTTCGTGGTGTTCTTCTACGCCCTGGGCTCGATCTACGACGAACGCAAGGACCGCAGCATCCTGTTCTGGAAGTCGCTGCCGGTCTCCGACACCCAGGCGGTGCTGTCCAAGCTGTTGTGGGCGCTGGTGCTGGCCCCGGTGCTGGCGATCGGCATCGGCCTGGCGGTCGGCGCGGTGATGTGGCTGCTGTCGTGGGTCGCGGTGCTGCTCAACGGCGTGCCCGGCGCGAGCGGGGTCTTCACCGAAGCGCATCCGCTGCGCCTGGTCCTGCAGATCCTGTGCTCGATCCCGGTGTATGCGCTGTGGGCCCTGCCGACGGTCGGCTGGCTGATGCTGTGCTCGGCGTGGGCACGCAGCGTGCCCTTCGTCTGGGCGGTGGTGATCCCGCTGCTGGCCTGCATGTTCATCAGCTGGCTCGACATCCTGCCGGGCATCGAGATCCCGCACGACGCGATCTGGTACACGGTGGCGTTCCGCGGTCTGCTGAGCATCGTCCCCGGCAGCTGGTACCTGAGCCCGCAGATCAACGGCGTCGATACCAACAGTGTCATCAACGGCCCCGAGGACATCGCCCGCGCCATCGACTTCACCAGCAGCCTGCAGGCCTTCGCCACGGCCGACTTGTGGGTCGGTGCGGTACTCGGCGCGCTGATGGTCTACGCCGCGATCCGCCTGCGCCGCTGGCGCGACGAGGGCTGA
- a CDS encoding DUF4097 family beta strand repeat-containing protein, translated as MRHTIPLLALALSLPFSAQAAERCEFSSPRNLQLDLTGVKAVVFDIGPDELSVTGSPGAKAAVSGRACASNAADLPGMTVTQKRVGDKLVVLAEHRSNINFGLNRYSYMKLQATVPDTMMVQLKVGSGDVDVDRVASLSADVGSGDIKVSNVRGLATADVGSGDVDFQDIGSLQLISLGSGDLTAKRIARDAKLGSIGSGDVELSNVGGSVELSRIGSGDLEVNDVRGDLRVHSIGSGSVSHNGVAGRVHLPQDD; from the coding sequence ATGCGCCATACGATCCCCCTGCTCGCCCTCGCCCTGTCGCTGCCGTTCTCCGCCCAGGCCGCCGAACGCTGCGAGTTTTCCTCACCGCGCAATCTGCAGCTCGACCTGACCGGGGTGAAGGCGGTGGTCTTCGACATCGGCCCGGACGAGCTCAGCGTCACCGGCTCGCCGGGCGCCAAGGCCGCGGTCAGCGGCCGCGCCTGCGCCAGCAATGCGGCCGACCTGCCCGGCATGACCGTGACCCAGAAGCGGGTCGGCGACAAGCTGGTGGTCCTCGCCGAGCACCGTTCCAACATCAACTTCGGCCTCAACCGCTACAGCTACATGAAACTGCAGGCGACCGTGCCGGACACGATGATGGTCCAGCTCAAGGTCGGCTCGGGAGATGTCGACGTCGACCGCGTCGCCTCGCTCAGCGCCGACGTCGGCTCGGGCGACATCAAGGTCAGCAACGTGCGCGGCCTGGCCACCGCCGATGTCGGCTCCGGCGACGTCGATTTCCAGGACATCGGTTCGCTGCAGCTGATCTCGCTGGGCTCCGGCGACCTCACCGCCAAGCGCATCGCCCGCGACGCCAAGCTCGGCTCGATCGGCTCGGGCGACGTCGAACTCAGCAACGTCGGCGGCTCGGTCGAATTGAGCCGCATCGGCTCGGGCGACCTCGAAGTCAACGACGTGCGCGGCGACTTGCGCGTGCATTCGATCGGCAGCGGCTCGGTTAGCCATAACGGCGTCGCCGGCCGAGTTCACTTGCCGCAAGACGATTGA
- the purB gene encoding adenylosuccinate lyase codes for MSADPKTTLLALSPLDGRYAGKVDALRPIFSEFGLIKARVKVEVEWLLALANEPGIVELEPFSQAAAARLRKLADELSIEDAARVKEIERTTNHDVKAVEYLIKERLKDDAELGPALEFVHFACTSEDINNLSYALMLNEARQHVLLPRLDELIQKLRAMAHDYAALPMLSRTHGQTASPTTVGKEIANVVARLQRQGETLAGAQMPGKINGAVGNYNAHVSAYPDIDWPAFAQRFVASLGLDWQPYTTQIEPHDGIAEVCDAQRRIDTICIDLCRDVWGYISLGYFKQSVKAGEVGSSTMPHKVNPIDFENAEGNFGIANALFEHFAAKLPISRWQRDLTDSTVLRALGTAFGHALIGLDALLRGLGKLSANPERLAADLDASWEVLAEAVQTVMRRHGLPNPYEQLKALTRGHGINEASMREFIASLELPAEDKQRLMAMTPGSYTGLAEKLAREI; via the coding sequence ATGTCTGCCGACCCCAAGACCACCCTGCTCGCCCTGTCCCCGCTCGATGGCCGCTATGCCGGCAAGGTCGACGCGCTGCGGCCGATCTTCTCCGAATTCGGCCTGATCAAGGCCCGCGTCAAGGTCGAGGTGGAGTGGCTGCTGGCGCTGGCGAACGAGCCCGGCATCGTCGAACTCGAGCCGTTCTCGCAAGCCGCCGCCGCCCGCCTGCGCAAGCTCGCCGACGAGCTGTCGATCGAGGACGCGGCGCGGGTCAAGGAGATCGAACGCACCACCAATCACGACGTCAAGGCGGTCGAGTACCTGATCAAGGAACGCCTCAAGGACGACGCCGAACTCGGCCCGGCCCTGGAGTTCGTGCATTTCGCCTGCACCAGCGAGGACATCAACAACCTCAGCTACGCGCTGATGCTCAACGAGGCCCGCCAGCACGTGCTGCTGCCGCGCCTGGACGAGCTGATCCAGAAGCTGCGCGCGATGGCGCACGACTACGCCGCCCTGCCGATGCTGTCGCGCACCCACGGCCAGACCGCCTCGCCGACCACGGTCGGCAAGGAAATCGCCAACGTGGTCGCGCGCCTGCAACGCCAGGGCGAGACCCTCGCCGGCGCGCAGATGCCGGGCAAGATCAACGGCGCGGTCGGCAACTACAACGCCCACGTCTCGGCCTATCCGGACATCGACTGGCCGGCCTTCGCCCAGCGCTTCGTCGCTTCGCTGGGCCTGGACTGGCAGCCCTACACCACCCAGATCGAACCGCACGACGGCATCGCCGAAGTCTGCGACGCGCAGCGCCGCATCGACACGATCTGCATCGATCTGTGCCGCGACGTCTGGGGCTATATCTCGCTGGGTTACTTCAAGCAGTCGGTCAAGGCCGGCGAAGTCGGCAGCTCGACCATGCCGCACAAGGTCAACCCGATCGACTTCGAGAACGCCGAAGGCAATTTCGGCATCGCCAACGCCCTGTTCGAGCATTTCGCCGCCAAGCTGCCGATCAGCCGCTGGCAGCGCGACCTGACCGACTCGACCGTGCTGCGCGCGCTCGGCACCGCCTTCGGCCACGCCCTGATCGGCCTGGACGCGCTGCTGCGCGGCCTGGGCAAGCTCAGCGCCAACCCCGAGCGCCTTGCCGCCGATCTCGACGCGTCCTGGGAAGTGTTGGCCGAAGCGGTGCAGACGGTGATGCGCCGTCACGGCCTGCCGAACCCGTACGAACAACTCAAGGCGTTGACCCGCGGCCACGGCATCAACGAAGCCTCGATGCGCGAGTTCATCGCCTCGCTGGAGCTGCCGGCCGAGGACAAACAGCGCCTGATGGCGATGACCCCGGGCAGCTACACCGGCCTGGCCGAGAAGCTGGCGCGCGAGATCTGA
- a CDS encoding ankyrin repeat domain-containing protein: MTPNLHIEQHFNGPELELAQAAAAGRGDEVQRLVKERHADANAVSPGGLPLLAWPVLRGNAAGVAALLDAGADPNRAVPAVGTVMVWAAKAESPEILRAFLERGGRADTSDLDRQPLTRIAALAGQWDNVKLLIEHGADIDAPAHGDSGDTLLTYYSRGQFDKAHWLLERGADPTHRLESAAKPERIGAQTVVENVYWWPVDGGRFPQLAQWQQRCQQLLAARDLTLPREPAHLQRLRLAQGGGELGGGGQAAPATHHEGGGDLKTDIERRESELKDALTPR; the protein is encoded by the coding sequence ATGACCCCGAACCTGCACATCGAGCAACATTTCAACGGTCCGGAACTCGAACTCGCGCAGGCGGCCGCGGCCGGTCGCGGCGACGAGGTGCAGCGGCTGGTCAAGGAGCGCCACGCCGATGCGAATGCGGTGTCCCCGGGCGGCCTGCCGCTGTTGGCTTGGCCGGTGTTGCGCGGCAATGCCGCCGGCGTCGCCGCCTTGCTCGATGCCGGCGCCGACCCCAACCGCGCCGTGCCCGCGGTCGGCACGGTCATGGTGTGGGCGGCGAAAGCCGAATCGCCGGAGATCCTGCGCGCCTTCCTAGAACGCGGCGGCCGCGCCGACACCAGCGACCTCGACCGGCAACCGCTGACCCGGATCGCCGCGCTCGCCGGGCAATGGGACAACGTCAAATTGCTGATCGAGCACGGCGCCGACATCGATGCGCCGGCCCATGGCGACAGCGGCGACACCTTGCTGACGTATTACTCGCGCGGCCAGTTCGACAAGGCCCATTGGCTGCTCGAACGCGGCGCCGACCCCACCCACCGCCTCGAAAGCGCGGCCAAGCCCGAGCGCATCGGCGCCCAGACCGTGGTCGAGAACGTCTACTGGTGGCCGGTCGACGGCGGCAGATTCCCGCAACTCGCGCAATGGCAGCAGCGCTGTCAGCAATTGCTGGCCGCACGCGACCTGACCCTGCCGCGCGAGCCGGCGCATCTGCAGCGTTTGCGCCTGGCCCAGGGCGGCGGCGAACTCGGCGGCGGCGGCCAGGCCGCGCCAGCTACCCATCATGAAGGCGGCGGCGATCTCAAGACCGACATCGAACGCCGCGAAAGCGAACTGAAAGACGCGTTGACGCCGCGCTGA
- a CDS encoding GntR family transcriptional regulator codes for MTAIQWSDGAPIYRQLKERVIAMMLDGVLKPGDALPSVRQVAAEYQLNPITVSRAYQELADEALVEKRRGLGMYVTEEAARKLLVNERERFLREEWPLVLERIQRLGLSNEELLGARTGNDKADAP; via the coding sequence ATGACCGCAATCCAATGGAGCGACGGCGCTCCAATCTATCGCCAGCTCAAGGAGCGCGTCATCGCGATGATGCTCGACGGCGTCCTCAAGCCAGGCGATGCCCTGCCGTCCGTGCGGCAGGTCGCCGCCGAATACCAACTCAACCCCATCACCGTCTCGCGCGCCTATCAGGAGTTGGCGGACGAGGCGCTGGTCGAAAAACGCCGAGGCCTGGGCATGTACGTGACCGAAGAAGCCGCAAGGAAACTGCTCGTCAACGAGCGCGAACGCTTCCTGCGCGAAGAATGGCCGCTGGTCCTGGAGCGCATCCAGCGCCTGGGCCTCAGCAACGAAGAACTGCTCGGTGCGCGCACCGGCAACGACAAGGCAGACGCCCCATGA
- a CDS encoding glutathione peroxidase, with the protein MTSSLPRSGLARCAGPVALLSLVLAAGAAVAAGGSMLDRSFRPLAGKTAVNLGARYGGDVVLVVNTASKCGYTPQFEALEGLQAKYKGKGFAVLGFPSGDFKAQEFEDEKQIQEFCTLTYGVKFPMFEKVHVIGEQATPLYKDLAKAAGEAPKWNFHKYLLGRDGRLIASYGSKTTPDDPAVVAAIERALAVPRPKAAKAPATAAAPQPAAAR; encoded by the coding sequence ATGACTTCTTCGCTCCCCCGTTCAGGCCTGGCGCGTTGCGCCGGCCCCGTTGCGCTGCTGTCCTTGGTGCTGGCCGCCGGTGCGGCCGTCGCCGCCGGTGGGTCCATGCTCGACCGCAGCTTCCGCCCGCTGGCCGGCAAGACCGCGGTCAACCTCGGCGCCCGCTACGGCGGCGACGTGGTGTTGGTGGTCAATACCGCCAGCAAGTGCGGCTACACCCCGCAATTCGAAGCCCTGGAAGGCCTGCAGGCCAAGTACAAGGGCAAGGGCTTCGCCGTGCTCGGTTTCCCGTCGGGCGACTTCAAGGCCCAGGAATTCGAGGACGAAAAGCAGATCCAGGAGTTCTGCACCCTGACCTACGGGGTCAAGTTCCCGATGTTCGAGAAGGTGCATGTGATCGGCGAACAGGCGACGCCTCTCTACAAGGACTTGGCCAAGGCCGCCGGCGAAGCGCCGAAGTGGAACTTCCACAAGTATCTGCTCGGCCGCGACGGCCGCCTAATCGCCAGCTACGGCAGCAAGACCACGCCCGACGATCCGGCCGTGGTCGCGGCGATCGAGCGTGCCCTGGCGGTGCCCAGGCCGAAGGCCGCGAAAGCGCCGGCCACCGCCGCCGCGCCGCAGCCGGCAGCGGCACGCTGA
- a CDS encoding FKBP-type peptidyl-prolyl cis-trans isomerase, with translation MKAFVRGAAVLITTAALFSGVASAQDKTVLANDREKISYAIGLDVASSLKPVGPDLDTAAFERAVKNVFDGGKPLITQEEARTVDQALRARIASRDGKPVPGAAPGAPPPPVAKDKVGLLIGTFMVGPSLQQIKSEIELPLLVQALRTSLSGGKPLLAEAEARTVLTGFSERLQAKMKAEAAAAGDANLKKGKDFLETNKKVKGVFVTGSGLQYMVLRQGSGERPKPTDKVSVNYKGTLLDGSTFDSSYDRGQPAEFPVNGVIQGWQEGLAMMPVGSKFKFWIPAELAYGPSGAPPKIGPNATLEFEVELLDIL, from the coding sequence ATGAAGGCTTTCGTGCGCGGCGCGGCCGTGTTGATCACCACTGCGGCGCTGTTCAGCGGCGTCGCCTCTGCCCAGGACAAGACCGTGCTCGCCAACGACCGTGAAAAGATCAGCTATGCCATTGGCCTGGATGTGGCCAGTTCGCTCAAGCCGGTCGGTCCCGATCTCGACACCGCCGCTTTCGAGCGCGCGGTCAAGAACGTCTTCGACGGCGGCAAGCCGTTGATCACCCAGGAAGAAGCCCGCACCGTCGATCAGGCCCTGCGCGCGCGCATCGCCTCGCGCGACGGCAAGCCGGTTCCGGGCGCCGCCCCGGGCGCGCCGCCGCCGCCGGTGGCCAAGGACAAGGTCGGTCTGCTGATCGGCACCTTCATGGTCGGCCCGTCGCTGCAGCAGATCAAATCCGAGATCGAGCTGCCGCTGCTGGTGCAGGCGCTGCGCACCTCGCTGAGCGGCGGCAAGCCGCTGCTCGCCGAAGCCGAGGCCCGCACCGTGCTGACCGGTTTCAGCGAACGCCTGCAGGCCAAGATGAAGGCCGAAGCGGCCGCGGCCGGCGACGCCAACCTGAAGAAGGGCAAGGATTTCCTCGAGACCAACAAGAAGGTCAAGGGCGTGTTCGTAACCGGCTCGGGCCTGCAGTACATGGTGCTGCGCCAGGGTTCCGGCGAGCGTCCCAAGCCGACCGACAAGGTCAGCGTGAACTACAAGGGCACCTTGCTCGACGGCAGCACCTTCGACAGTTCCTACGATCGCGGCCAGCCGGCCGAGTTCCCGGTCAACGGCGTGATCCAGGGCTGGCAGGAAGGCCTGGCGATGATGCCGGTCGGCAGCAAGTTCAAGTTCTGGATCCCGGCCGAACTGGCCTACGGTCCGTCGGGCGCGCCGCCGAAGATCGGCCCGAATGCGACCCTCGAGTTCGAAGTCGAGCTGCTCGACATTCTCTGA
- the bla gene encoding subclass B3 metallo-beta-lactamase, protein MSLRDGLLAASLICVLASCASTSTPAPTASAGTAVAPCAADPDWNQPTQPRRIHGNTWYVGTCGLSAVLITSEQGHVLVDGATEKAAPQIEANIRTLGFDPREVRYLLNSHEHNDHAGGLAYLQRVTGATVVARRPAIAALETGKGDRSDPQFLSVSPFPPVTAVRAIGDGETLSLGPIVLTAHATPGHTPGGTSWSWRACDGAGECRAIAYADSLTPFTDDVYRYSDETAHPGVLAAFRRSIETVAALPCDILVTPHPNASNLLARLDAAPGAPQGTSTDCRAYAATGAGKLEDRLAKERASAP, encoded by the coding sequence ATGTCTTTGCGTGACGGCCTGCTGGCCGCTTCCCTGATCTGCGTATTGGCCTCCTGCGCGTCGACATCGACGCCCGCTCCCACCGCCTCCGCCGGCACCGCCGTCGCGCCGTGTGCGGCCGATCCGGACTGGAACCAGCCTACCCAGCCGCGCCGCATCCACGGCAATACCTGGTACGTCGGCACCTGCGGGCTCAGCGCGGTGTTGATCACCTCCGAGCAGGGCCATGTGCTGGTCGACGGCGCCACCGAAAAAGCCGCGCCGCAGATCGAAGCCAATATCCGCACGCTCGGTTTCGATCCGCGCGAGGTCCGCTATCTGCTCAATTCGCACGAACACAACGACCACGCCGGCGGCCTCGCCTATCTGCAGCGCGTCACCGGCGCGACCGTGGTCGCGCGTAGGCCAGCCATCGCCGCGCTGGAAACCGGCAAAGGCGACCGCAGCGATCCGCAGTTCCTGAGCGTGTCGCCGTTCCCGCCGGTGACCGCGGTACGCGCCATCGGCGACGGCGAAACCCTGAGCCTGGGGCCGATCGTGCTGACCGCACACGCCACTCCGGGTCACACGCCCGGCGGCACCAGTTGGAGCTGGCGCGCCTGCGACGGGGCCGGCGAGTGCCGCGCGATCGCCTATGCCGACAGCCTCACGCCCTTCACCGACGACGTGTACCGCTACAGCGACGAAACCGCCCATCCCGGCGTACTGGCCGCGTTCCGCCGCAGCATCGAGACCGTCGCCGCGCTGCCTTGCGACATCCTGGTGACCCCGCACCCCAACGCCAGTAACCTGCTGGCGCGACTGGACGCAGCGCCGGGTGCGCCGCAGGGCACTTCGACCGATTGTCGCGCGTACGCCGCGACCGGGGCCGGCAAGCTCGAAGATCGCCTGGCCAAGGAACGCGCGTCGGCACCTTGA